From one Henriciella marina DSM 19595 genomic stretch:
- a CDS encoding efflux RND transporter periplasmic adaptor subunit, which yields MPCNQVSSHNAKTWYCAICSGFIVIDYSLQILAVTAVILLAACGGGESEGAPQSRAPQAVNIVPHEIAYETDTVRVEAVGTARARASATIQAEVAGEVTAITFTAGERVEEGEVLVRLESRAERLAVDQAEVARADAQRLIDRYNSVSTPGVIAGNELDRAEAAYDAAEIDLSIARDALNDRTIRAPFSGYVGLTDIDPGARITPDTVITRLDDREVLYVDFPVPEQTFGRITEGDIFDVEPFSNPDANYEAEVLTVDSAIDTQTRAYVVRTAIDNSEDSLRPGMSFRIGFELPGQRYPAVPEASIVWGGDGAFVWAVRDGEATRVPVTIVSRQEGYVLVRSDRLTEGSWIIEEGVQKVRQGTKVEMPATRRDPRPVAGDGVSSGGRAAAQP from the coding sequence ATGCCGTGTAATCAAGTCTCTTCGCACAACGCCAAGACATGGTATTGTGCGATCTGTTCAGGGTTTATCGTGATCGATTATTCGCTCCAGATACTGGCTGTAACAGCCGTGATTTTGCTTGCCGCATGCGGGGGCGGCGAAAGCGAAGGCGCGCCGCAGTCTCGGGCACCGCAGGCTGTGAATATAGTCCCGCATGAGATCGCCTATGAGACCGACACGGTGCGCGTTGAAGCCGTCGGCACAGCCCGCGCCCGCGCCTCGGCAACCATCCAGGCCGAGGTTGCCGGCGAAGTGACCGCGATCACTTTCACCGCCGGCGAACGCGTTGAAGAAGGCGAAGTTCTGGTCAGGCTTGAATCGCGTGCCGAACGGCTAGCGGTCGATCAGGCCGAAGTCGCCCGGGCCGACGCCCAACGCCTCATCGACAGATACAATTCCGTTTCCACCCCCGGCGTCATTGCCGGCAATGAACTCGACCGCGCCGAGGCCGCCTATGACGCGGCCGAAATTGATCTCAGCATTGCGCGGGACGCCCTCAATGACCGGACCATACGCGCGCCTTTCTCTGGATATGTCGGTCTGACAGATATCGACCCCGGCGCGCGCATTACCCCCGATACGGTCATTACGCGGCTTGACGACCGCGAGGTCCTTTATGTGGATTTCCCGGTCCCGGAGCAGACCTTCGGCCGCATTACAGAAGGCGACATATTTGACGTTGAGCCCTTCTCGAACCCGGACGCAAACTATGAGGCAGAAGTGCTCACGGTCGATAGCGCCATCGACACACAGACGCGCGCCTATGTCGTCCGCACTGCGATCGACAATTCCGAAGACAGCCTGCGCCCAGGCATGAGTTTCCGCATCGGGTTTGAGCTGCCCGGGCAAAGATATCCAGCTGTGCCTGAGGCCTCAATCGTCTGGGGCGGGGACGGCGCCTTCGTCTGGGCTGTGCGTGACGGCGAAGCAACGCGTGTCCCGGTCACGATTGTGAGCCGACAGGAAGGTTATGTGCTCGTGCGCAGCGATCGTCTGACCGAGGGCAGCTGGATTATTGAGGAAGGCGTTCAGAAAGTGCGTCAGGGCACGAAGGTGGAGATGCCGGCCACCCGCCGTGATCCACGCCCGGTTGCAGGTGACGGCGTGTCGTCTGGCGGCCGCGCCGCTGCACAGCCATGA
- a CDS encoding efflux RND transporter permease subunit: MTPPGEGLPGLAVRRPMMAAVLNLLIVIAGLAAILGVEVRELPDVDRPIVSVRATLPGAAPETIDAEVTSILEGAVATVSGVKEIQSSSEENSSRMRIEFNPGIDLDTAASDVREAVSRVTRELPDRVENLFVTKADDRGQSVLTIAVISDAYSEEELSRIVENDIMPEFLAIDGVATVQQFGTRERQMRVLVDPLRLNRFGLTIADVADALRQAPFDVPVGSFRSESQELIVRAEATAATPALIKDIYIEGNTKIGDVAEAVLGPADAENFLRLNGEPIIGLGIIRQASSNTIQISEAAKEKLRQLNRRLDDVELRVTSDEAVFIEKSVEEVLTSLAITVLIVVITIWIFLGSLKATIIPAVAIPVSLIGTIAGIWMLGFSINLLTLLALVLATGLIVDDAIVVLENIQRRQSEGIRRRAAAVLGTQQVFFAVIATTAVLVAVFVPISFLPSTTGRLFREFGFVLSVAVLTLAPAIASRFRFIPRDPADRKDSWLEKRGRTLSNAYGSALGVCLSHPIIVGLVCLGAAGASGLLYTSIAKELVPSEDRGVVEVFATGPDGVGLAFMDQEADEIEQILQPYVENGTIESLFTIVGRYDPNRVGITAWLAPWEERTKGQEDIITELQGPMSEIPGSRVSVFGRSSLSSRGGGRGGGLQVALTGSDYSDIYVAARELSNAIEDSEILSNPEISYQPTQPQLSVQVDRRRAADLNIPLDELSVTLRAMVDGEDLIDLNVDDQSIPIILESETGTIRDPGDLRNLYVRSRTGDLVPISTLTTIREEGVAAELDRTEQRRAIEVEMDTAPDLPLADAIAEIERLTDDILPSGISMVLQGEAATLEESNQDLLLTYGFAFVIVFLVLVAQFESITSPIVVLLSVPFALAAAVFALFLTGTSLNIYSQIGLIMLIGLMAKNGILLVEFADQLRGMGRSVRDAVYEAATIRLRPIAMTLISTVLGSVPLIISSGAGAESRNSIGWVVFGGLGLAALFTLFLTPVIYLGVAQFSKARTVETRALEEELDEARENQSNQPAE; encoded by the coding sequence ATGACGCCGCCCGGCGAGGGTCTACCGGGACTAGCGGTCCGACGCCCCATGATGGCGGCGGTCCTCAACCTGCTGATCGTGATCGCAGGTCTTGCCGCCATTCTCGGCGTCGAAGTGCGCGAACTTCCAGACGTTGATCGCCCGATCGTCTCGGTCCGTGCAACGCTTCCGGGCGCTGCGCCCGAAACGATCGACGCAGAAGTCACGAGCATCCTCGAAGGTGCGGTCGCAACGGTGTCCGGCGTCAAGGAAATCCAGTCATCGAGCGAGGAAAACAGCTCGCGGATGCGGATCGAGTTCAATCCGGGTATCGACCTCGATACCGCCGCCTCCGATGTCCGCGAGGCTGTCAGCCGCGTGACGCGCGAACTGCCCGACCGGGTGGAAAATCTGTTCGTCACAAAGGCCGATGATCGGGGCCAGTCCGTGCTGACCATAGCGGTCATCAGCGATGCCTATAGCGAGGAAGAGCTTTCCCGGATTGTCGAGAACGACATCATGCCGGAATTCCTGGCCATCGACGGTGTCGCAACGGTGCAGCAGTTTGGCACTCGCGAACGACAGATGAGGGTTCTGGTCGATCCGCTCCGGCTGAACCGGTTCGGGCTGACCATCGCCGATGTGGCCGACGCGTTGCGACAGGCGCCGTTCGATGTGCCAGTTGGCAGCTTCCGGTCAGAAAGCCAGGAATTGATCGTCCGCGCCGAGGCAACCGCAGCGACGCCGGCACTCATCAAGGACATCTATATCGAGGGCAACACCAAGATCGGCGATGTTGCAGAGGCGGTTCTAGGCCCGGCCGATGCGGAGAACTTCCTGCGCCTCAATGGTGAGCCGATCATTGGCCTCGGGATTATCCGGCAGGCGTCGTCGAACACGATCCAGATTTCGGAGGCCGCCAAGGAGAAGCTCCGACAGCTCAACCGGCGTCTCGATGATGTGGAGCTGCGCGTCACCTCCGACGAGGCTGTCTTTATCGAAAAGTCCGTTGAAGAAGTGCTGACCAGCCTCGCGATCACAGTGCTCATCGTGGTGATCACGATCTGGATATTCCTCGGGTCATTGAAAGCGACCATCATTCCAGCCGTGGCCATTCCGGTGTCGCTGATCGGTACGATTGCCGGTATCTGGATGCTCGGCTTTTCCATCAATCTCCTGACCCTGCTGGCGCTTGTGCTTGCGACGGGTCTGATTGTCGATGACGCGATCGTGGTTCTGGAGAATATACAGCGCCGCCAGTCCGAAGGTATTCGCAGGCGCGCGGCCGCCGTGCTGGGCACCCAACAGGTCTTTTTTGCAGTCATCGCGACGACCGCTGTTCTCGTGGCCGTCTTCGTGCCGATCTCCTTCCTGCCGTCGACGACGGGCCGCCTCTTCCGGGAGTTCGGGTTCGTTCTGTCTGTCGCCGTGCTGACGCTGGCACCCGCCATCGCCTCGAGGTTCCGCTTCATTCCGAGAGACCCCGCAGACCGCAAGGATAGCTGGCTGGAGAAACGCGGGCGCACCCTCTCCAATGCCTATGGCAGTGCGCTCGGTGTCTGTCTCAGCCACCCTATCATTGTGGGACTGGTCTGCCTTGGTGCAGCGGGGGCATCCGGCCTTCTCTATACGTCGATCGCCAAGGAGCTCGTGCCGTCTGAGGATCGCGGTGTGGTGGAAGTGTTTGCCACCGGCCCGGATGGCGTCGGTCTGGCGTTTATGGATCAGGAAGCCGACGAGATTGAACAGATCCTTCAGCCCTATGTGGAGAATGGCACGATCGAGTCGCTCTTCACCATTGTCGGTCGCTATGACCCGAACAGGGTCGGCATTACGGCCTGGCTCGCGCCGTGGGAGGAACGGACCAAGGGCCAGGAAGATATCATCACCGAGCTTCAGGGCCCGATGTCCGAAATCCCCGGATCACGCGTCTCGGTCTTTGGCAGGTCCAGCCTGTCCAGCCGGGGTGGTGGCCGCGGCGGCGGGCTACAGGTGGCACTCACTGGAAGCGACTATTCGGATATCTATGTTGCCGCAAGAGAGCTCTCGAACGCGATCGAGGACAGCGAAATCCTCTCCAATCCCGAGATTTCCTATCAGCCGACCCAGCCGCAGCTGTCGGTTCAGGTCGACCGTCGGCGCGCCGCAGACCTCAACATCCCGCTCGATGAGTTGTCAGTAACGCTTCGCGCCATGGTGGACGGCGAAGACCTCATCGATCTCAACGTCGACGATCAGTCCATTCCGATTATCCTGGAGTCCGAAACCGGAACGATCCGTGACCCGGGCGACCTTCGCAATCTCTATGTGAGGTCGCGCACCGGCGACCTCGTCCCGATCTCCACGCTGACCACGATCCGCGAGGAAGGGGTTGCCGCAGAGCTTGACCGAACCGAGCAGCGCCGCGCCATCGAAGTGGAGATGGATACCGCGCCAGACCTGCCGCTGGCAGACGCGATCGCGGAAATCGAGCGCCTGACCGATGACATCCTGCCATCTGGCATCAGTATGGTCCTGCAGGGCGAAGCGGCAACGCTCGAAGAAAGCAATCAGGACCTTCTCCTGACCTATGGCTTTGCGTTCGTCATCGTCTTCCTTGTCCTGGTCGCGCAGTTCGAAAGCATCACCAGCCCGATTGTCGTGCTGCTCAGCGTCCCGTTCGCGCTGGCTGCAGCCGTTTTCGCCCTCTTCCTGACGGGCACATCGCTGAATATCTATTCGCAGATCGGCCTCATCATGTTGATCGGCCTCATGGCCAAGAACGGTATTCTTCTGGTCGAGTTTGCCGACCAGCTTCGCGGAATGGGCCGCAGCGTCCGTGATGCGGTTTATGAGGCGGCGACCATTCGCCTTCGCCCGATTGCCATGACGCTGATCTCTACGGTGCTCGGGTCAGTGCCGCTGATCATCTCAAGCGGCGCGGGCGCGGAATCGCGCAATTCCATCGGTTGGGTCGTCTTTGGCGGCCTTGGCCTTGCGGCCCTTTTCACGCTTTTCCTGACGCCGGTCATCTATCTCGGCGTTGCGCAATTCTCGAAAGCAAGAACGGTGGAAACACGTGCGCTTGAAGAAGAGCTGGACGAGGCCAGAGAAAATCAGAGCAATCAGCCCGCTGAATGA
- a CDS encoding alpha-glucosidase family protein: MSENDQPWWKGATIYQIYPRSFADSNGDGVGDLQGIIDRLDHVASLNVDAIWLSPFFTSPMKDFGYDVADYCGVDPLFGTIDDFDRLVAVAHARGLKLIIDQVYSHTSDAHDWFRQSRESKIEPKADWYVWADPKPDGSPPNNWQAVFGGPSWEWDGRRQQYYMHNFLASQPDLNVRNKEVQDALLDAARFWLERGVDGFRLDAINFAIHDADLTDNPPSGLDMSRVTRPFDMQHHIHNMSQPEIPDFLERVRNLLDEYEGSFSVAEVVGPDPVPEMKAFTEGGRRLHSAYNFDFLYARTLTPARVRRSLEQWSGEAGEGWPSWAFSNHDAPRAVSRWASADFRKQAADLLILLLLSLRGNAFIYQGEELGLPQGHVAFEHLQDPEAIANWPRTLGRDGARTPMPWERHSAQAGFSESDPWLPVDRAQQALAVNSQKDAASTLNLTRALVKFRQTSPALRVGDIEFLEAPREILAFHRKHGGDQILCVFNLTEEDVQLPAALKPTGPVFATEAGLSEDAYSVSDTLGPWSGFWART; the protein is encoded by the coding sequence ATGTCCGAAAATGATCAGCCCTGGTGGAAGGGCGCAACAATCTACCAGATCTATCCGCGTAGCTTTGCTGACAGCAATGGCGACGGCGTGGGCGACCTCCAAGGTATTATTGATCGGCTGGATCATGTCGCGTCCCTCAATGTCGACGCAATCTGGCTATCGCCCTTCTTCACCTCGCCGATGAAGGATTTCGGCTACGATGTGGCTGATTATTGCGGCGTGGATCCCCTGTTCGGCACAATCGACGACTTCGACCGGCTGGTCGCCGTTGCCCATGCGCGCGGCCTCAAACTCATCATCGATCAGGTCTATTCCCATACCTCCGATGCCCATGACTGGTTCAGGCAAAGCCGAGAGAGCAAGATTGAGCCAAAGGCCGACTGGTACGTATGGGCCGACCCGAAACCGGACGGGTCGCCGCCGAATAACTGGCAAGCTGTCTTTGGCGGCCCCTCATGGGAATGGGACGGACGCCGCCAGCAATACTACATGCACAATTTTCTGGCCTCACAGCCTGACCTGAACGTTCGCAACAAGGAGGTTCAGGACGCGCTCCTTGATGCGGCCCGTTTCTGGCTGGAGCGGGGCGTTGACGGGTTTCGTCTCGATGCCATCAACTTTGCGATCCATGATGCAGACCTGACGGACAATCCGCCGTCGGGCCTCGACATGTCCAGGGTCACCAGACCCTTCGATATGCAGCACCACATTCACAACATGTCACAGCCCGAAATCCCGGACTTTCTCGAGCGGGTCCGAAACCTGCTGGATGAATATGAGGGGAGTTTCTCTGTCGCCGAAGTTGTCGGCCCCGATCCCGTGCCTGAAATGAAAGCCTTTACCGAGGGCGGGCGACGGCTCCATTCGGCCTATAATTTTGACTTTCTCTACGCCAGAACGCTGACGCCAGCGCGCGTGCGCCGGTCACTTGAGCAGTGGAGCGGAGAGGCAGGAGAGGGCTGGCCAAGCTGGGCCTTTTCCAATCACGACGCCCCGCGCGCGGTGTCTCGCTGGGCGAGCGCTGACTTTCGCAAACAGGCGGCGGACCTTCTCATCCTTCTGCTTCTCTCCTTACGCGGCAACGCCTTCATCTATCAGGGCGAGGAGCTTGGACTACCGCAGGGCCACGTCGCCTTCGAGCATCTTCAGGACCCCGAAGCGATCGCAAACTGGCCGCGCACATTGGGGCGGGATGGCGCGCGCACACCGATGCCGTGGGAGCGTCACAGTGCCCAGGCTGGATTCTCCGAAAGCGACCCATGGCTACCGGTTGATCGGGCCCAGCAGGCGCTGGCGGTCAACAGCCAGAAAGATGCCGCGTCGACGCTCAATCTGACGCGGGCGCTTGTGAAATTCCGGCAGACCTCGCCTGCCTTGCGGGTTGGAGATATCGAATTCCTGGAGGCACCAAGGGAGATCCTCGCCTTTCACCGCAAACACGGTGGAGACCAGATCCTATGTGTTTTCAATCTGACGGAGGAGGATGTTCAGCTCCCTGCCGCGTTGAAGCCGACAGGCCCTGTATTCGCGACTGAAGCCGGTCTTTCTGAAGACGCTTACAGTGTCTCGGATACACTCGGACCGTGGAGCGGCTTCTGGGCCCGCACATGA
- a CDS encoding cytochrome P450: MLANVSETAQEEVNAPQGHKYERAYPASPAADLTDLDLFAKGQPFDAFARMREAAPVCWHEEAEGAGFWALTGYHDVRATELDTKSFSSQKGGILMNYGHADARHPLLHRASLDAMINLDQPYHFPLRREHMPFFTPAYVSDLRKRVDTKVTSLLDAMEARARETGKPLDMVEMFSAELPLFTLCEILGVEEADRPKLIKWMHYLEVSADTMRKGEALDPQFFGDFVQNVLEMFEFGKRVLYDRRSNPKPDLLSAIANAKVDGELLSDEMLDGSWLLIVFAGNDTTRNSLSGTMKLLTEFPEQKQKLIEDPSRITNMVHEAIRMVSPVIYMRRTAAEDAEINGQKIAEGEKVVMYYGAANRDPSVFADPDRFDVERANAKDHLAFGMGPHVCLGQRVANMQLESAYRQILARFPDVEWTGDIDIAPNNFVHAISRLGIDLGVKS, from the coding sequence ATGCTAGCCAATGTGAGCGAGACCGCACAGGAAGAAGTCAACGCGCCCCAGGGCCACAAATATGAGCGGGCCTATCCAGCGTCGCCTGCGGCAGACCTCACAGACCTCGATCTTTTCGCCAAGGGCCAGCCCTTCGACGCATTTGCGCGTATGCGCGAAGCCGCCCCCGTCTGCTGGCACGAGGAAGCCGAAGGCGCCGGGTTCTGGGCGCTGACCGGCTATCACGATGTCCGCGCGACCGAACTCGACACCAAGTCCTTCTCTTCGCAGAAGGGCGGCATATTGATGAATTACGGTCACGCCGATGCCCGCCACCCCCTGCTCCACCGTGCGTCGCTGGATGCCATGATCAACCTCGATCAGCCCTATCATTTCCCGCTGCGGCGCGAGCATATGCCCTTCTTCACGCCGGCTTATGTTTCCGATCTGCGAAAGCGCGTCGATACCAAGGTGACGTCGCTGCTCGATGCGATGGAAGCCAGAGCGCGCGAGACCGGCAAGCCCCTTGATATGGTGGAGATGTTCTCTGCCGAGCTGCCGCTTTTCACGCTCTGCGAAATTCTCGGCGTTGAGGAAGCGGACCGGCCGAAGCTGATCAAATGGATGCACTATCTAGAAGTCTCGGCAGACACGATGCGCAAGGGCGAGGCGCTTGATCCGCAATTCTTCGGTGATTTCGTCCAGAACGTGCTGGAAATGTTCGAGTTCGGCAAACGCGTCCTCTACGACCGCCGCTCGAACCCCAAGCCGGACCTTCTCTCTGCCATTGCGAATGCGAAAGTGGACGGCGAGCTTCTCTCGGATGAAATGCTGGATGGCTCCTGGCTGCTGATCGTGTTCGCAGGCAATGACACCACCCGCAATTCGCTGTCCGGTACAATGAAACTCCTGACCGAGTTTCCCGAGCAGAAGCAGAAGCTTATCGAAGACCCTTCGCGTATTACGAATATGGTCCATGAGGCGATCCGCATGGTTTCGCCGGTTATCTACATGCGCCGGACCGCAGCAGAAGATGCTGAGATCAATGGTCAGAAGATCGCTGAGGGCGAAAAAGTCGTGATGTATTACGGCGCCGCCAATCGGGACCCGTCTGTCTTTGCCGATCCGGACCGATTCGACGTCGAGCGCGCAAACGCGAAGGATCATCTGGCCTTCGGTATGGGCCCCCATGTCTGCCTCGGGCAGCGCGTTGCGAACATGCAGCTGGAATCCGCCTACAGGCAAATCCTGGCACGTTTTCCCGATGTGGAATGGACGGGAGACATCGATATTGCACCGAACAATTTCGTACATGCCATATCTCGTCTCGGCATTGACCTCGGGGTCAAAAGCTAA
- a CDS encoding GGDEF domain-containing protein: MDQAAAIGLTVPAIAMGMCAIFLCFWYYNREDRAALIFAGAFTMCAVGFTLNHFVLPKESIANAMVHNACYALGLFLLSEGIHRAFDRNPPRIALATLGVISVIAAGIIQTSFVGLSVRIVTINFIHGSMLIVSAITLRGVWDRSWTGTAVLAALALCIINFVLVSPITVYGNTIRDATFFQSAYWQIINLISILSVLSMGGALVSVCVMQRLEALRDDAENDFLTGLRSRRAFDQSARQYCQARSGDYAASVIIIDLDHFKAVNDQFGHAAGDAVIRAVGSLLSRQTRTSDMCGRMGGEEFCLLLPGTDLKGATTLAERLRLRISELAEDAFPEGLSVTASFGVAELGRDMLFEDAYPVADAALYSAKSNGRNRVDCAEAPLDTGKPVRRQKLEKRLIQDEAPRRVAS; this comes from the coding sequence TTGGACCAGGCCGCTGCTATCGGACTGACTGTTCCCGCAATTGCCATGGGCATGTGCGCGATCTTTCTGTGTTTCTGGTATTACAACCGTGAAGACAGGGCTGCGCTCATCTTTGCGGGCGCTTTCACCATGTGCGCCGTCGGCTTCACGCTGAACCATTTCGTCCTTCCGAAGGAATCCATCGCCAACGCAATGGTTCACAATGCCTGCTATGCCCTGGGGCTTTTCCTGCTCTCTGAAGGCATTCACCGGGCATTCGACAGGAACCCGCCCCGCATCGCGCTGGCCACACTGGGCGTGATAAGCGTTATTGCCGCGGGCATCATCCAGACGTCTTTTGTCGGTCTCAGTGTCCGCATCGTGACGATCAATTTCATTCACGGATCGATGCTGATCGTCAGTGCCATTACGCTCCGCGGCGTGTGGGACCGTTCGTGGACCGGGACTGCGGTGCTGGCCGCGCTCGCGCTCTGCATTATCAACTTCGTTCTGGTCTCACCGATAACGGTATACGGAAACACGATCAGGGACGCGACATTCTTCCAGTCAGCTTACTGGCAGATCATCAATCTGATCAGCATACTCTCTGTGCTTTCAATGGGCGGCGCGCTCGTCTCCGTCTGCGTCATGCAACGGCTCGAGGCGCTTCGCGACGATGCGGAGAACGACTTCCTGACAGGCCTGAGAAGCCGGCGCGCATTCGATCAGTCGGCCAGGCAGTACTGTCAGGCCCGTTCGGGCGACTATGCCGCCAGCGTCATCATTATTGATCTCGACCACTTCAAAGCTGTCAACGACCAGTTCGGGCATGCCGCAGGTGATGCGGTGATCCGCGCGGTCGGCTCTCTCCTCTCGCGACAGACACGCACAAGCGACATGTGCGGCCGCATGGGCGGCGAGGAGTTCTGTCTTCTGTTGCCGGGCACCGACCTTAAAGGCGCCACCACCCTTGCCGAGCGGCTTCGTCTCCGCATCAGCGAGCTGGCAGAGGACGCATTCCCCGAGGGTCTGTCGGTGACGGCAAGTTTCGGCGTCGCCGAACTTGGCCGCGACATGCTTTTCGAGGACGCCTATCCGGTGGCGGACGCTGCGCTCTATTCGGCGAAATCCAACGGACGCAATCGTGTCGACTGTGCAGAGGCGCCTCTAGACACCGGCAAGCCTGTGCGCCGCCAGAAGCTTGAAAAGCGCCTGATACAGGATGAAGCCCCCCGCCGGGTTGCTTCCTGA
- a CDS encoding enoyl-CoA hydratase-related protein, giving the protein MTDKPDSVGNEVTYEVSDHVAVVTLNRPDKRNAVNGAVASALGWICEETERDDDVRACILTSSLESTFCAGADLSEISKGNGAALSTKQGGFAGFVKYPRTKPWIAAVRGNALAGGCELPLACDMIVAADNSRFGLPEVKRGIFAGAGGVFRLPRALPRNIALEIVATGDPLPAERLYQLGLINRMVPSEEVMGEAQSLAKQIGVNAPLAVRKSLEVARQAYDGTETDLWKASNEASAVVFSSEDAREGPRAFLEKRAPVWKGK; this is encoded by the coding sequence ATGACAGACAAGCCAGACAGCGTCGGAAACGAAGTTACTTATGAAGTCAGCGACCACGTTGCTGTGGTAACGCTTAACCGTCCGGACAAGCGCAATGCCGTCAACGGCGCGGTCGCAAGTGCGCTGGGATGGATCTGCGAAGAAACAGAGCGTGACGATGATGTGCGCGCATGTATCCTGACCTCGTCGCTGGAATCGACGTTCTGCGCGGGCGCAGACCTTTCAGAAATCTCCAAGGGCAACGGCGCTGCGCTTTCCACCAAGCAGGGCGGATTTGCAGGGTTCGTGAAGTATCCGCGGACCAAGCCATGGATCGCTGCTGTGCGCGGCAACGCGCTGGCCGGTGGCTGCGAACTTCCGCTGGCCTGCGACATGATTGTGGCGGCGGACAATTCGCGCTTCGGCCTGCCCGAGGTAAAACGCGGTATTTTTGCCGGTGCAGGCGGGGTGTTCCGCCTGCCACGTGCCCTGCCCCGCAACATCGCGCTTGAGATTGTGGCAACGGGTGATCCGCTGCCTGCCGAGCGGCTCTACCAGCTTGGCCTGATCAACCGGATGGTGCCATCCGAAGAGGTCATGGGTGAGGCGCAATCCCTTGCCAAGCAGATCGGCGTCAACGCGCCGCTTGCCGTGCGCAAGAGCCTTGAAGTGGCCCGTCAGGCGTATGACGGCACCGAAACGGATCTCTGGAAGGCGTCGAATGAAGCCTCCGCAGTCGTGTTTTCCAGCGAAGATGCCCGGGAAGGTCCTCGCGCCTTCCTTGAAAAGCGGGCCCCTGTCTGGAAGGGCAAGTAG
- a CDS encoding YadA C-terminal domain-containing protein, with product MKLYNLKKTVSALTLASAAWTVLPMTTASADATPDCNAGAVDATSLECGVNADADGSDALAVGTDANADGTSTTAVGGESNATGTAATAFGWQSSATAERAHAIGHLANASGVRATAVGEAANATGQQSVALGNQASAADTNSIAIGSTASATGGDAIAIGGNRDGTEGRATTASGPSTTAVGGQAVAMGPGASAYGWRAEATAERAQAFGHLAKASGVRSLAVGEAASASGLESIAQGNLAVASGQDAVAMGTEAIASGTSSTAVGGESVANATAATAYGWRSSATAERAHAFGHLASASGVRSTAVGEAANASGLGAVAIGNQASAAGANSIAIGNGATATGDNQVAIGGADATYNLGGVNSAASTAAQSGEVGVVTTDRSGNLAADYSLSSGLAQNTGLIGRAREDIRENRGGIAAAMALDTPYVPSNKQFALSGGYGHYEDEGALAMAAAYRLNTTWQLNAGVASGIDSGGTGARVGFQAAW from the coding sequence ATGAAACTCTACAATTTGAAAAAGACGGTCAGCGCGCTCACGCTCGCCAGCGCGGCATGGACCGTTCTGCCAATGACAACGGCATCCGCTGATGCGACCCCGGACTGTAATGCGGGCGCTGTTGATGCGACCTCTCTCGAGTGCGGCGTCAATGCCGACGCTGATGGATCCGACGCGCTCGCGGTTGGCACAGATGCCAATGCAGATGGCACATCGACGACCGCCGTCGGCGGCGAGTCGAACGCAACCGGCACGGCGGCCACGGCCTTCGGATGGCAGTCGTCAGCGACGGCTGAACGCGCCCACGCCATTGGTCACCTTGCGAATGCATCCGGTGTGAGAGCCACTGCTGTCGGTGAAGCGGCAAACGCGACCGGCCAGCAATCTGTCGCACTCGGCAATCAGGCTTCAGCCGCTGATACCAATTCCATCGCCATCGGCAGCACCGCCTCGGCTACGGGCGGCGATGCCATCGCAATCGGCGGCAATCGCGACGGCACGGAGGGCCGCGCAACGACCGCCAGCGGTCCTTCGACCACTGCTGTCGGCGGTCAGGCCGTCGCCATGGGCCCAGGCGCGAGCGCCTATGGCTGGCGTGCTGAAGCCACGGCTGAGCGGGCCCAGGCTTTTGGCCACCTCGCCAAGGCTTCGGGCGTACGCTCGCTCGCGGTTGGTGAAGCCGCCAGCGCCTCAGGTCTTGAAAGTATTGCGCAGGGCAATCTCGCTGTCGCATCCGGTCAGGACGCTGTTGCCATGGGCACAGAAGCAATTGCCTCGGGCACGTCCTCCACGGCTGTCGGCGGCGAGTCCGTCGCCAATGCAACGGCTGCGACCGCCTATGGCTGGCGCTCCTCTGCCACTGCAGAACGCGCGCATGCCTTCGGCCACCTGGCCAGCGCATCGGGCGTCCGCTCGACGGCAGTTGGTGAAGCGGCCAATGCCAGCGGACTTGGCGCCGTCGCCATCGGCAACCAGGCGTCTGCGGCCGGTGCCAATTCCATCGCGATCGGGAATGGTGCGACCGCGACTGGCGACAATCAGGTTGCCATTGGCGGCGCGGATGCAACCTACAATCTCGGCGGCGTCAACTCGGCAGCAAGCACGGCTGCGCAGTCAGGCGAGGTCGGCGTCGTCACGACCGACCGCAGCGGCAATCTTGCCGCAGATTACAGCCTGTCTTCAGGTCTGGCGCAGAACACAGGCCTGATTGGCCGTGCCAGAGAGGATATCCGGGAAAACCGGGGCGGTATCGCTGCGGCGATGGCGCTCGATACGCCTTATGTCCCGTCCAACAAGCAGTTCGCGCTCAGCGGTGGCTATGGCCACTATGAGGACGAAGGTGCCTTGGCAATGGCGGCCGCCTACCGGCTCAATACGACATGGCAGCTGAATGCCGGTGTCGCTTCCGGCATCGACAGTGGAGGCACGGGTGCCCGTGTCGGTTTCCAGGCCGCCTGGTAA